The sequence below is a genomic window from Rhodanobacteraceae bacterium.
ATGCCGCCGATGCTGATGTCGAGCTTCTCCATCTCGCGCTTGAGCTGCAGCACTTCGTGCTTGACCAGGCGCTCCCAGCTGCCATCCGTGCTCTGGGTTTCGAGTTCCTTAAGGCGCGCGATCGACTGCTTGACCGTGCGGAAATTGGTCAGCATGCCGCCGAGCCAGCGCGAAGACACATGCGGCATGCCGCAGCGGGAGGCCTCTTCCTTGACCGTGGTGCGGGCGGAGCGCTTGGTGCCGACGAACAGAATGGTGCTGCGGCGCTGGGCCAGGCCGCTGATGAAGTTCATCGCGTCGTTGAACAGCGGCAGGGTCTTCTCGAGGTTGATGATGTGGATCTTGCCGCGGGCGCCGAAGATGTACGGGCCCATCTTGGGGTTCCAGTAGCGGGTCTGGTGGCCGAAATGGACGCCGGCTTCGAGCATCTGACGCATGGTAACGCTGGGCATGACTATGTCCTTGATGTACGGGGGCTTCGAGCCCCATGGTTGGGCCTCCACGCATGCGCTTCGGGAGCCCTTCCTGGGCACCGTCCCGACAGCGACCGCCATGCGTGTGTGGAGTCATCGGCGCCGCAACATTGCGTAGCCGACGGATCTCGACGCATTGCCTGCGCCGAAAAATCCGCGGGATAATAACCCGCTTCGCTCCGACCCGGCAATCCACCGCTCCGGCCGGGGCCGGTTCAACGCGGAGACGCGGAGGACGCGGAGGAGAGCAGAGGCTGCATTGTGCATTTGAGTGCGCGGTCGACTGCGCGACCTCAGACTTGCGGCTCTGGCCATGCCGGCCGGAAACTGCTTTTCTCCGCGTCTGTTGCGATCGAGCGCCACACACCGGAGCGCATCCGTCTGGAAGCAACTTTTCTCGGCGCTCTCTGCGTCTCCGCGTTTAACTGTCAAGGAATTGCGATCAGGCATGAGCATCACCTACAAGACTCCCGCGCAGGCGGACAAGATGCGCACTGCCGGGCGCCTGGCGGCCGACGTGCTGCAGATGATCCGCCCGCACGTGCGTGCCGGCGTCAGCACCGACGAGCTCGACCGCATCTGCCACGACTACATCGTCAACGTGCAGGCGGCGATCCCGGCGCCGTTGAACTACAAGGGCTTCCCGCGCTCGATCTGCACCTCGGTCAACCACGTCGTCTGCCACGGCATCCCGGGGCCCAAGGTGTTGAAGGATGGCGACATCATCAACATCGACATCACGGTCATCAAGGACGGCTTCCACGGTGACACCAGCCGGATGTTCTACGTCGGCGAGCCCTCGGTGCTGGCGCGGCGGCTGGTCGAGGTGACGCACGCGGCGATGAAGCTCGGCATCGAGATGGTGCGTCCGGGTGCCTTTCTGGGCGACATCGGCCGGGCGATCCAGAAGTACGTCGAGGCCAACCGCTTCTCGGTGGTGCGCGAGTACTGCGGCCACGGCATCGGCGAGAAGTTCCACGAAGACCCGCAGGTGCTGCATTACTTCGATCCCGGCCGCGGCCGTGGCGAGGAACTGAAACCGGGCATGACCTTCACCATCGAGCCGATGGTCAACGCCGGTGCGCGCCATGTGCGCCTGCTGCCGGATGGCTGGACCGTGGTCACCAAGGACCGCACGCTGTCGGCGCAGTGGGAACACACCGTACTGGTGACCGAGGACGGCTTCGAGGTGCTCACCCTGGCCGAGGGCGAGCCGTTTTGAACGAAGCGCCAGCGCCCGCCCGCCGGCAGGCGCTGGCGGATTTCCGCCGCGAACTCGGCGAGCACTTCCGCGCCCGTCGCAACGCCGGCCCCTGCATCCGCCGACTCACGGCTCGGATCGATGCCGAATTGCGCCAGTTGTGGGCGCAATCGATGCACGGACTGGATCAGCAAGACCCTCTGCTGCGCGCCTGCCTGGTCGCCACCGGTGGCTATGGCCGCGGCCAGCTGTTCCCCGGCTCGGACATCGACGTCCCGCCACGGGCGCCACGCCGACACTGCGCACAACCTCGAGCCCAACCTGAAGAACGGCCGCGGCGCGCTGCGCGATCTGCACACCGCACGCTGGATCGCCAAGCGTTGCTTCAGCGTCGACGGCTGGCCCGCGCTGGTCGGGATCGGCTTGCTGGAGGCCGACGAGGCCCGGCGCCTGACGCGCGCCGAGCGCTGGCTCAACGACATGCGTTTCGCCCTGCACGTGGTCAGCGGTCGCCGCGAGGAGCGCGTGTTGTTCGACCACCAGCCCGCGCTGGCGCATCTTTTCAACCCCGCCGGTCCGCCCACCGGCAGCCGCGAGCATCCGGTCGAAGGCCTGATGCACCACTATTTCCGCGCCGCCGGCGACATCGACCGGTTGTCCCAGGCGCTGGTCGAACGCATGGCGCGGCGTATCGATGGCGCCCACGCACCCTTGCAGTCGATCGCCGGCAACGGGCGCTTCGGGGTACGCGATGGCGGCCTCGAGGTGCTCGAAAGTCACCGCGGTTTCGCCACACCGACAGACCTCGTCGAGCCCTTCGTGTGCATTGCCCGCAGCGCTGCGGCAACCGCGCTCGGCCCCGACCTCGCGCAGGCACTCGCCCGCGCCCTGCCGCAGATGCGCCGCACACTGGCGACCGACCGCCTGGCACACGAGGCCCTGGAGGCCATTCTCGCCACGCGCCGTCCCTACCGGGCGCTTACCGAAATGCACCGCCACGGCCTGCTCGGCGCGCTGATCCCGCCCTTCGCGCGGGTGACCGGACGCATGCAGTACGACCTGTTCCACGTCTACACCGTGGACCAGCACACGCTATTCCTGGTGCGCAACCTGGAACGCTTCTTCGAGCCCGATCCGGGCGGCCAGTTCGCGCTGGCGCATGAGCTGGCGTTGCGCGTGCGCCAGCCTGAACTGCTGTTCTACGCCGCCATCTTCCATGACATCGCCAAGGGCCGCGGTGGCGACCACTCGCAACTGGGGGCAGTGGATGCCCGCCGCTACCTGAGGCGCATCGGCTTCGCGGTGGCTGACATCGAGCTGGTGGCCTGGCTGGTCGAGAATCATCTGCTGATGTCGGTCACGGCGCAGAAACAGGACATCCAGGACCCCGAAGTGGTGCGCCGCTTCGCCGAGAAGGTTGGCGACTGGGAACGCCTGGAGTGCCTGTACCTGCTGACCGTTTCCGACATCCGCGCGACCAATCCCAAGCTGTGGAACGGCTGGAAGGCGCGCCTGCTGAGCGATTTGTACCAGGCCACCCGTTTCCAGCTGCGCCGCGGCACCGACCAGCCGGTGAACCGCCTCGACCGCGTGCGCGCAACGCGCCTGAAGGCACTGGAACTGCTGACCGGCGAGGGCTGCATGTTCAGCGCCATCGAGGCGCTGTGGACCGATTTTCCCGAGCAGAGCTTCTGGCGTTACACGCCCGACCAGATGCGCTGGCTGACCCAGGCCATCGTCGCCAGCGGCCGGCCAGGGCAACCGCTGGTGGCGGTGCGCGCCGTGGGTGGCGGCGGCACCCGCGAGATCTTCGTGCGCATGCCGGACCAGGAAGGCATCTTCGCCACGATCACCTCGATGCTCGACCGCATGGACCTGTCGGTGATCGCCGCGCGCATCATGACCTGCAAGTCCGGCAACACACTGGACACTTTCCAGGTGCTCGACATGCGCAAGGAAGAGCAGGACGCAATGACCCGCAACCTGGAGATCCAGATGGCGCTGACCATGGCGCTGTCGGAAAAACCGCTGAAGCCGCGCCTGGCGCGCCGACGCGCCACCCGCGAGCAGCGCTTGTTCAAGTTCCCGCCGCAGATCGCCTTCGAGACCCGCAGCGACGACGCCGGCACCCAGCTCTCGCTGGTCTGCCCCGACCGCCCCGGCCTGCTGGCCTCCGTTGCGCATGCCTTCCGCGACGCCGACGTGCGCGTGCACTCCGCGCGCATCGCCACCTTCGGCGAGCGCGCCGAGGACTTCTTCACGGTCACCACCGAGGACGGTCGCCGGCTGGACGAAGCCGCGTCCGCGCGGTTGCGCGCGGCGCTGATGGAGCGCCTGGGCGACACGTGAACTGTTTTTTTAGACGCAAAGGACGCAAAGGAAAGCGAAGGACGCAAAGAAGAGCAGACCGCCGCTTCAGAGCTGCAGGACGCGGTCCTCATGTCTTGCTTTCCTTTGCGTCCTTTGCCCACTTTGCGTACTTTGCGTTCCCGCTTCACCCGGCCTGATCAGCGCGGTAGCCGCGCCTTGGCAGGAATCCCCACCCGGATGCAACCGGACATCGCGCGAGCCATGAGCACATGCAGACCCTGATCGAACAATCCTTTGAAAACCGCAACGATTTTGGCCCCGGCCGGGTCCCGGCCGAAGTTGCGCAAGCCATCGAGTCGGTGATGGCCGGCCTGGAAGCCGGCACTCTGCGGGTGGCCGAGCCCGGCGCGGATGGCTGGCAGGTCAACCAGTGGGTGAAGAAGGCGGTGCTGCTGTATTTCCGCATCCACCCGACTGCGGTGATGCCGGGCGAACCGTCGAATTTCTACGACAAGGTGCCGCTGCGCTACGCCGGCAGCGACGAGGCCGCGTTCGCCGCGGTCGGTGCGCGGATCGTGCCGGGCGCGGTGGTGCGGCGTGGCGCGCACCTCGGGCGCAATGTCGTGGTCATGCCGAGCTTCGTCAACATCGGCGCCCACGTCGGCGAAGGCACGATGGTCGACACCTGGGCCACGGTCGGTTCCTGCGCACAGATCGGGCGCAATGTGCACCTCTCCGGCGGCGCCGGGATCGGCGGCGTGCTCGAACCCTTGCAGGCCGGACCGACCATCATCGAAGACGACTGCTTCATCGGCGCGCGCTCGGAAGTGGTCGAAGGCGTGATCGTCGAGCGCGGCAGCGTGATCGGCATGGGCGTCTTCCTCGGCCAGAGCACCCGGATCTACGACCGCGCCACCCGCGAGATCAGCTACGGCCGCGTGCCGGCAGGCTCCGTGGTCGTCGCCGGCTCCCTGCCCGCCGCCGACGGCAGCCACAGCCTGTACGCAGCAATCATCGTCAAGCGCGTGGACGAGAAGACCCGCGCCAAGACCAGCCTGAACGAGTTGCTGCGGGAATGAGGCGTGGGAAAAGTGAAACGTGAAAAGTGAAACGTCAATGGGCGATCGGATGCATCCCTCCGCGGTCCCATTGACGTTTTACGTTTGACGTTTGACTTTTCACGCGACGCGCCCGGAATCCCCATGCCCAACGACGTCCTCTCCCTCACCCGCGCCCTGGTGGCGCTACCCTCGGTCACGCCCGACGACGCCGGCTGCCAGGCGCTGATTGCCGAGCGTCTGCGCGCGGCCGGGTTCGAGATCCACGCGCTACGCTTCGGCGAGACCGACAACCTGTGGGCCACCCATGGCAGCGGCGCGCCGGTGCTGGCGTTGGTGGGGCACACCGATGTGGTGCCGACCGGGCCGCTGGAACGCTGGTCGAGCCCGCCCTTCGAGCCGACCGAACGCGACGGGCGTCTTTACGGGCGCGGCGCGGCCGACATGAAATCGGCCATCGCCGCGATGACCCTGGCCGCAGAGCGCTTCGTCGCCGCGCATCCGGATCATCCCGGGACGCTGGCTATCCTTTACACCAGCGACGAGGAAGGCCCGGCGAAGGACGGCATCCAGGCCGTCATGCCGTGGCTCGCCGAGCGCGGCATCCGCCTCGATTACGCGCTGATTGGCGAGCCGTCGTCGGCGCAGCGCCAGGGCGACCGCATCCGCATCGGCCGGCGCGGCTCGATGCACGGCTACCTCACGGTCAAGGGCATCCAGGGCCACGTCGCCTACCCGGACCAGGCGCGCAACCCGATTCACCAGTTCGCCCCGGCGCTGGCGGAACTGGTGACCACCCGCTTCGACGAGGGCAACGCGCGCTTCCCGCCGACCTCGTTCCAGATCTACGAGGTCAAGGCCGGCACCGGCGCCAACAACGTGATCCCGGGTGACCTCACGGTGAACTTCAACTTCCGCTACGGCACCGCCTCCACCGAGGCCAGCCTGCGCGCGCGGGTCGAGGAGATCCTG
It includes:
- the rpsB gene encoding 30S ribosomal protein S2, producing MPSVTMRQMLEAGVHFGHQTRYWNPKMGPYIFGARGKIHIINLEKTLPLFNDAMNFISGLAQRRSTILFVGTKRSARTTVKEEASRCGMPHVSSRWLGGMLTNFRTVKQSIARLKELETQSTDGSWERLVKHEVLQLKREMEKLDISIGGIKDMRSLPDALFVIDTGHEEIAIQEARKLGIPVIGIVDTNHNPDVVDYMIPGNDDAISAIQLYARAAADSVLEGKAAAPAIAMGSGDDFVELDADGNPLAAAPKPDNNRRGKPNDRKGPPRRRSGGGGGGGRRDRSDDAGE
- the map gene encoding type I methionyl aminopeptidase, whose translation is MSITYKTPAQADKMRTAGRLAADVLQMIRPHVRAGVSTDELDRICHDYIVNVQAAIPAPLNYKGFPRSICTSVNHVVCHGIPGPKVLKDGDIINIDITVIKDGFHGDTSRMFYVGEPSVLARRLVEVTHAAMKLGIEMVRPGAFLGDIGRAIQKYVEANRFSVVREYCGHGIGEKFHEDPQVLHYFDPGRGRGEELKPGMTFTIEPMVNAGARHVRLLPDGWTVVTKDRTLSAQWEHTVLVTEDGFEVLTLAEGEPF
- the dapD gene encoding 2,3,4,5-tetrahydropyridine-2,6-dicarboxylate N-succinyltransferase, with amino-acid sequence MQTLIEQSFENRNDFGPGRVPAEVAQAIESVMAGLEAGTLRVAEPGADGWQVNQWVKKAVLLYFRIHPTAVMPGEPSNFYDKVPLRYAGSDEAAFAAVGARIVPGAVVRRGAHLGRNVVVMPSFVNIGAHVGEGTMVDTWATVGSCAQIGRNVHLSGGAGIGGVLEPLQAGPTIIEDDCFIGARSEVVEGVIVERGSVIGMGVFLGQSTRIYDRATREISYGRVPAGSVVVAGSLPAADGSHSLYAAIIVKRVDEKTRAKTSLNELLRE
- the glnD gene encoding [protein-PII] uridylyltransferase; translated protein: MAAASCSPARTSTSRHGRHADTAHNLEPNLKNGRGALRDLHTARWIAKRCFSVDGWPALVGIGLLEADEARRLTRAERWLNDMRFALHVVSGRREERVLFDHQPALAHLFNPAGPPTGSREHPVEGLMHHYFRAAGDIDRLSQALVERMARRIDGAHAPLQSIAGNGRFGVRDGGLEVLESHRGFATPTDLVEPFVCIARSAAATALGPDLAQALARALPQMRRTLATDRLAHEALEAILATRRPYRALTEMHRHGLLGALIPPFARVTGRMQYDLFHVYTVDQHTLFLVRNLERFFEPDPGGQFALAHELALRVRQPELLFYAAIFHDIAKGRGGDHSQLGAVDARRYLRRIGFAVADIELVAWLVENHLLMSVTAQKQDIQDPEVVRRFAEKVGDWERLECLYLLTVSDIRATNPKLWNGWKARLLSDLYQATRFQLRRGTDQPVNRLDRVRATRLKALELLTGEGCMFSAIEALWTDFPEQSFWRYTPDQMRWLTQAIVASGRPGQPLVAVRAVGGGGTREIFVRMPDQEGIFATITSMLDRMDLSVIAARIMTCKSGNTLDTFQVLDMRKEEQDAMTRNLEIQMALTMALSEKPLKPRLARRRATREQRLFKFPPQIAFETRSDDAGTQLSLVCPDRPGLLASVAHAFRDADVRVHSARIATFGERAEDFFTVTTEDGRRLDEAASARLRAALMERLGDT
- the dapE gene encoding succinyl-diaminopimelate desuccinylase yields the protein MPNDVLSLTRALVALPSVTPDDAGCQALIAERLRAAGFEIHALRFGETDNLWATHGSGAPVLALVGHTDVVPTGPLERWSSPPFEPTERDGRLYGRGAADMKSAIAAMTLAAERFVAAHPDHPGTLAILYTSDEEGPAKDGIQAVMPWLAERGIRLDYALIGEPSSAQRQGDRIRIGRRGSMHGYLTVKGIQGHVAYPDQARNPIHQFAPALAELVTTRFDEGNARFPPTSFQIYEVKAGTGANNVIPGDLTVNFNFRYGTASTEASLRARVEEILRRHDIEFELRTRVASTPFLTERTALIDAVVASCREHLGIDPVQDTGGGTSDGRFISPTGAEVVELGPLNDSIHKVDEWVNVADLAPLERTYAGVVAKLLGGG